The Haloplanus sp. CK5-1 genome contains a region encoding:
- a CDS encoding type IV pilin, with product MVDRTVPVSLLIAVALGTAAVAVSVGTLPGGPPTVAASLSVDGERIALTNRAGRTVDVRRLDVVVHVDGTPLRHQPPVPFFSAPGFRPGPTGPFNAAADPSWDPGERASLRVASTNRPAIRVGDRVVVELRYDGSRLVRLSATA from the coding sequence ATGGTCGACCGCACGGTCCCAGTCTCGCTTTTGATCGCCGTCGCTCTCGGTACGGCCGCCGTCGCCGTCTCCGTCGGTACCCTCCCCGGCGGGCCGCCGACCGTGGCCGCCTCACTCTCGGTCGACGGGGAGCGAATCGCGCTCACCAACCGTGCTGGCCGGACCGTCGACGTGCGCCGCCTCGACGTGGTGGTGCACGTCGACGGGACGCCGCTCCGCCACCAGCCGCCGGTGCCTTTCTTCTCCGCACCGGGATTCCGTCCCGGCCCGACGGGGCCGTTCAACGCCGCCGCCGACCCGTCGTGGGACCCGGGTGAGCGGGCGTCGCTCAGGGTGGCGTCGACGAACCGACCGGCGATTCGGGTGGGCGACCGCGTGGTCGTCGAACTCCGGTACGACGGGAGCCGACTCGTCCGCCTGTCGGCTACCGCGTAG
- a CDS encoding methyltransferase domain-containing protein, giving the protein MGILEDKSRARLFYKYLSTVYDRVNPFIWNEEMRAEALELLDLDPDDRVLDVGCGTGFGTEGLLEYTEDVHGLDQSIHQMEKAFEKFGRTDDVNFYRGDAERLPFADDSFDAVWSSGSIEYWPNPVDALEEFRRIVEPGGPVLVVGPNYPSSSVFQRLADAIMLFYDEAEADRMFADAGFDDVRHVTMGPSYNPDIAITTLARVPTR; this is encoded by the coding sequence ATGGGCATCCTCGAAGACAAGTCCCGGGCACGCCTGTTCTACAAGTACCTCTCGACGGTGTACGACCGGGTCAACCCCTTCATCTGGAACGAGGAGATGCGCGCCGAGGCGCTGGAACTCCTGGACCTCGATCCGGACGATCGAGTGCTCGACGTCGGCTGTGGCACCGGCTTCGGCACCGAAGGACTCCTCGAGTACACCGAGGACGTCCACGGCCTCGACCAGAGCATCCACCAGATGGAGAAGGCCTTCGAGAAGTTCGGGCGCACCGACGACGTGAACTTCTACCGCGGCGACGCCGAACGACTCCCCTTCGCGGACGACAGTTTCGACGCCGTCTGGTCGTCCGGGTCGATCGAGTACTGGCCAAACCCGGTCGACGCCCTCGAGGAGTTCCGTCGGATCGTCGAACCCGGCGGCCCTGTCCTCGTCGTCGGTCCGAACTACCCGAGCAGTTCGGTGTTCCAGCGGCTCGCCGACGCGATCATGCTCTTCTACGACGAAGCGGAGGCCGACCGCATGTTCGCCGACGCCGGCTTCGACGACGTTCGGCACGTGACGATGGGGCCGTCGTACAACCCGGACATCGCCATCACGACGCTCGCCCGGGTTCCTACGCGGTAG
- a CDS encoding thioredoxin family protein, giving the protein MTVRLLDFYADWCGPCDAQDPILEELAADYGDVEFEKIDVEADQATVSDYEVQSLPTVVVENDDGIVDQFVGVTQRPEIEDALERAGA; this is encoded by the coding sequence ATGACCGTGCGACTGCTCGATTTCTACGCCGACTGGTGTGGCCCCTGCGACGCACAGGACCCCATCCTGGAAGAACTGGCGGCGGACTACGGCGACGTCGAGTTCGAGAAGATCGACGTCGAGGCCGACCAAGCCACCGTCAGCGACTACGAAGTCCAGTCGCTCCCGACGGTCGTCGTCGAGAACGACGACGGGATCGTCGACCAGTTCGTCGGTGTCACGCAGCGACCGGAGATCGAGGACGCCCTCGAACGCGCCGGAGCCTGA
- a CDS encoding preprotein translocase subunit Sec61beta, giving the protein MSGSGNSGGLMSSAGLVRYFDAEDRNAIRIDPKTIVAFGVLFGVFVQVLNLVSL; this is encoded by the coding sequence ATGAGTGGAAGCGGCAACAGCGGCGGACTGATGTCGAGTGCGGGACTGGTCCGCTACTTCGACGCGGAGGACCGCAACGCCATCAGGATCGACCCCAAGACCATCGTCGCGTTCGGCGTGCTGTTCGGGGTGTTCGTGCAGGTTCTGAACCTCGTCTCGCTGTGA
- the pdxT gene encoding pyridoxal 5'-phosphate synthase glutaminase subunit PdxT yields MTADRRIGVVAVQGNVSEHVTAVRRAANENVDVVEIRDAGIVPDCDALVLPGGESTTISHLLDTQGIDEEIRAHAAAGKPVLATCAGLIVASNDARDDRVETLDLIDAAVDRNAFGRQVDSFEAGLDVAGLDDPFHAVFIRAPVVDEVGPDVEVLATWEDRPVAVRDGPVVATAFHPELTDDDRLHRLALFDPLRAEA; encoded by the coding sequence GTGACTGCCGACCGCCGTATCGGCGTGGTCGCCGTCCAGGGAAACGTGAGCGAACACGTCACCGCAGTCCGGCGCGCGGCGAACGAGAACGTCGACGTCGTCGAGATCCGTGACGCCGGTATCGTCCCCGACTGTGACGCCCTCGTCCTGCCCGGTGGCGAGTCGACGACCATCTCCCACCTCCTCGACACCCAAGGGATCGACGAGGAGATCCGCGCCCACGCCGCGGCCGGAAAGCCGGTCCTCGCGACGTGTGCCGGCCTCATCGTCGCCTCGAACGACGCCCGCGACGACCGTGTCGAGACGCTCGACCTGATCGACGCCGCGGTCGACCGCAACGCCTTCGGCCGACAGGTCGACAGCTTCGAGGCCGGCCTCGACGTGGCCGGCCTCGACGACCCCTTCCACGCGGTGTTCATCCGTGCGCCCGTCGTCGACGAGGTGGGACCGGACGTCGAGGTACTGGCGACGTGGGAGGACCGGCCGGTCGCGGTCCGGGACGGCCCCGTCGTCGCCACCGCGTTCCACCCCGAACTCACCGACGACGACCGCCTCCACCGCCTCGCGCTGTTCGACCCGCTTCGGGCCGAAGCGTAG
- the hisE gene encoding phosphoribosyl-ATP diphosphatase yields MTDDPDPEAVLDALFATIEDRRDELPEDSYTASLFTHEKGENATLEKVGEEATEVILAAKDDDREELLAESADLVYHLLVLLAMEDLHVDDLRTELEARF; encoded by the coding sequence ATGACCGACGATCCCGATCCCGAGGCCGTCCTCGACGCGCTCTTCGCCACCATCGAGGACCGCCGCGACGAACTCCCCGAGGACTCCTACACCGCCTCGCTGTTCACCCACGAGAAAGGCGAGAACGCGACGCTGGAGAAGGTCGGCGAGGAGGCGACCGAGGTGATCCTCGCGGCGAAAGACGACGACCGGGAGGAACTGCTCGCCGAGTCCGCGGATCTGGTCTACCACCTGCTCGTCCTACTGGCGATGGAGGATCTGCACGTCGACGACCTGCGCACGGAACTGGAGGCTCGCTTCTAG
- the npdG gene encoding NADPH-dependent F420 reductase — translation MRIALLGGTGDVGEGLALRWAYHSDHEVVIGSRDPEKARAKAEEYETELSSRGVDRKINGFENGMAADRARVVVLAVPAYHATDTVEEVADSLDEGDILVTPATGMKRDEDGFHYNRPGAGSVTRLVADAAPEGVSAVGAFHNLAAGRLANLDADLGIDTLLVADDDDAKETVRLLAADIDGLRPLDAGGLANAPEIEALTPLLINVAMHNDGLHDLGVRFD, via the coding sequence ATGCGAATCGCGCTACTCGGCGGGACCGGCGACGTCGGCGAGGGACTGGCCCTCCGGTGGGCCTACCACTCCGACCACGAGGTCGTGATCGGCTCCCGCGACCCGGAGAAGGCCCGCGCGAAGGCCGAGGAGTACGAGACCGAACTGTCGAGTCGTGGCGTCGACCGCAAGATCAACGGCTTCGAGAACGGGATGGCGGCCGACCGGGCACGAGTGGTCGTGCTGGCGGTCCCCGCCTACCACGCCACCGACACGGTCGAGGAAGTCGCCGACTCGCTGGACGAGGGGGATATCCTCGTCACCCCCGCGACGGGGATGAAACGCGACGAGGACGGCTTCCACTACAACCGCCCCGGCGCGGGCAGCGTCACCCGACTCGTCGCCGACGCCGCCCCCGAGGGCGTGTCGGCCGTCGGCGCGTTCCACAACCTCGCGGCCGGCCGCCTCGCGAACCTGGACGCCGACCTCGGCATCGACACGTTGCTCGTCGCCGACGACGACGACGCCAAGGAGACGGTCCGTCTCCTCGCGGCCGACATCGACGGCCTCCGGCCGCTTGACGCCGGCGGCCTGGCCAACGCCCCGGAGATCGAGGCGCTGACGCCACTCCTCATCAACGTCGCGATGCACAACGACGGCCTCCACGACCTCGGCGTGCGGTTCGACTAG
- a CDS encoding DUF7534 family protein has protein sequence MSADHRRFAAVAAVLVAVVVVVVAATTPPDPVTQVRSVVPGVVVALLVAYVVAIGGE, from the coding sequence GTGAGCGCCGACCACCGTCGGTTCGCCGCCGTCGCCGCCGTCCTCGTCGCCGTCGTCGTCGTCGTCGTCGCCGCGACGACGCCGCCCGACCCCGTCACACAGGTCCGCTCGGTCGTTCCAGGTGTCGTCGTCGCACTCCTCGTGGCGTACGTGGTCGCTATCGGCGGAGAGTAG
- a CDS encoding TIGR01548 family HAD-type hydrolase produces the protein MNADAVVLDVDGVLVDVADSYRRAIVETVDRVYGETVDDEGVQRFKNAGGFNNDWELTYAAALFVLARDAGYDADVVAFTDAVAAAGGGLEAAEGVVRDAPIDAAAVFDRWDPDHLRAVFQALYLGTDLYRDLEGGDPPVESGGYIHDEPVLVERSTLDALTERFAVGVLTGRPAAEADIALDRVGLSVADAHRFTMDDWAEGKPHPRALTRLADRFDADAVAFAGDTLDDVRTATNAADADPDRTYHGIGVLTGGLTGESGRRAFADAGASAVIETVNDLPALLERP, from the coding sequence ATGAACGCGGACGCGGTCGTCCTCGACGTCGACGGGGTGCTCGTCGACGTCGCCGACTCTTACCGCCGGGCCATCGTCGAGACGGTCGACCGAGTGTACGGGGAGACCGTCGACGACGAGGGCGTCCAGCGGTTCAAGAACGCCGGCGGCTTCAACAACGACTGGGAGCTCACGTACGCGGCGGCCCTGTTCGTCCTCGCTCGGGACGCGGGCTACGACGCCGACGTGGTCGCCTTCACCGACGCCGTCGCCGCCGCGGGTGGAGGGTTGGAGGCGGCCGAGGGCGTCGTTCGCGACGCACCGATCGACGCCGCCGCCGTCTTCGACCGCTGGGATCCCGACCACCTCCGGGCGGTGTTTCAGGCGCTCTACCTCGGGACCGACCTGTACCGCGACCTCGAGGGCGGCGATCCGCCCGTCGAGTCGGGTGGGTACATCCACGACGAACCCGTGCTCGTCGAGCGGTCGACGCTCGACGCTCTCACCGAGCGGTTCGCGGTCGGCGTCCTGACGGGGCGGCCGGCCGCCGAGGCCGACATCGCCCTCGACCGCGTCGGCCTGTCAGTGGCCGACGCTCACCGCTTCACGATGGACGACTGGGCCGAGGGTAAGCCCCACCCGCGGGCGCTGACGAGGCTCGCGGACCGCTTCGACGCCGACGCCGTGGCCTTTGCGGGCGACACCCTCGACGACGTGCGGACGGCGACGAACGCGGCCGACGCCGACCCCGACCGGACCTACCACGGTATCGGCGTCCTCACCGGCGGGTTGACCGGCGAGTCGGGTCGCCGGGCCTTCGCCGACGCCGGTGCCTCGGCCGTGATCGAGACGGTGAACGACCTGCCCGCCCTCCTCGAGCGACCGTGA
- a CDS encoding VOC family protein, translated as MDVLHTAIEVSDLDATRAFYEELLGLERSREYEKDGVQNYYVTGSGPGELQFRVVESVPDPTGIEHIAIAADDVDDAVAEAVETFGVTVEEEPRTLERVNRRLAALTDPDGYTVHLIEEV; from the coding sequence ATGGACGTTCTCCACACGGCCATCGAGGTGTCGGACCTCGACGCGACCCGGGCGTTCTACGAGGAGTTGCTCGGCCTCGAACGCTCCCGCGAGTACGAGAAAGACGGCGTGCAGAACTACTACGTCACCGGGAGCGGCCCGGGCGAACTCCAGTTTCGGGTCGTCGAGTCGGTCCCCGACCCCACGGGCATCGAGCATATCGCCATCGCCGCCGACGACGTCGACGACGCGGTCGCGGAGGCGGTCGAAACGTTCGGCGTCACCGTCGAGGAGGAGCCACGGACCCTAGAGCGAGTGAACCGGCGGCTCGCCGCCCTGACCGACCCCGACGGCTACACCGTCCATCTGATCGAGGAGGTATAG
- a CDS encoding UPF0146 family protein — translation MTATRAELADRLASYDSVVEVGIGRRPEVAAALVDAGVDVTATDVFDAPVPEGVRFVRDDVVDRAAGLGEEARSSDATHPGEPYRVDAVYALNLPAELQAPARDVARAADADFLFTTLGFEEPAVPVERESLARETLYLARPR, via the coding sequence GTGACGGCCACACGCGCCGAACTCGCCGATCGACTCGCCAGCTACGACAGCGTCGTCGAGGTGGGGATCGGTCGCCGTCCGGAGGTGGCGGCCGCCCTCGTCGACGCCGGCGTGGACGTGACCGCGACCGACGTGTTCGACGCGCCCGTCCCCGAGGGCGTCCGCTTCGTCCGCGACGACGTGGTCGACCGGGCGGCGGGACTCGGCGAGGAGGCACGCTCCTCGGACGCCACCCACCCCGGCGAACCCTACCGCGTCGACGCCGTCTACGCGCTGAACCTCCCCGCCGAACTCCAGGCTCCAGCCCGGGACGTGGCTCGCGCCGCCGACGCTGACTTCCTCTTCACCACCCTCGGGTTCGAGGAGCCCGCGGTTCCGGTCGAACGCGAGTCGCTTGCCCGCGAGACGCTGTATCTCGCCCGTCCGAGATAG